A single window of Deltaproteobacteria bacterium DNA harbors:
- a CDS encoding PEGA domain-containing protein — MKKSDPFWADRATNARIAVLDVDIKTDALDAIVGESVSAVITSELAVLSRNRYTVISRNEIKSMVGQQMLAQSLGCVDEECMTNLGEMAKADLILSSSIGKVDEEWVFTLELMETTSGTVLRRQAATYLGSPDGLIELCRPYVARLIEGSQAADYKGSVQVLSNSADAIVHVNQKEIGSTPVDLYAGLPVGRHRIEIKKPGYLLYRQDVVIHRNETTLLQAELIDEDSIKPWYSKWWVWTSAAAVVTGSVFIALQAMPDSETTVGP, encoded by the coding sequence GTGAAAAAATCAGATCCATTCTGGGCAGACCGCGCAACCAATGCGCGCATAGCCGTGCTTGATGTCGACATTAAGACAGATGCACTTGACGCCATTGTTGGTGAAAGCGTTTCAGCCGTCATTACTTCAGAGCTGGCCGTACTCAGTCGCAATCGATACACAGTGATTTCTCGAAATGAGATCAAGAGCATGGTTGGCCAGCAAATGCTTGCCCAGAGTTTAGGATGTGTCGATGAAGAATGCATGACCAACCTAGGGGAAATGGCAAAAGCAGACCTTATTCTTTCAAGCAGCATCGGAAAAGTCGACGAAGAGTGGGTGTTCACTCTAGAGCTTATGGAAACAACATCCGGCACAGTCCTAAGACGCCAGGCAGCCACCTACCTCGGTTCACCGGATGGTCTTATCGAACTCTGCCGCCCCTATGTCGCCAGATTAATCGAAGGTTCTCAAGCAGCTGATTACAAAGGCTCGGTACAAGTTTTAAGTAATTCGGCCGATGCCATCGTTCACGTTAACCAAAAAGAAATTGGCTCAACCCCTGTGGATCTTTACGCAGGTCTTCCTGTCGGTCGGCACAGAATCGAAATCAAGAAACCGGGATACCTCCTTTATAGACAAGATGTCGTGATTCACCGCAACGAGACCACTCTCCTACAAGCCGAGCTCATCGATGAAGACAGCATCAAGCCTTGGTACAGTAAATGGTGGGTCTGGACGAGCGCTGCCGCAGTTGTAACCGGCTCAGTATTCATTGCACTTCAGGCCATGCCAGATTCAGAAACAACGGTTGGCCCTTAA